The following proteins are encoded in a genomic region of Molothrus aeneus isolate 106 chromosome 14, BPBGC_Maene_1.0, whole genome shotgun sequence:
- the XPNPEP2 gene encoding xaa-Pro aminopeptidase 2 — protein sequence MSPPLWIAAWALLLHGCAAGRAPQAPSTRNDIRDCSADPPYLPPTATNTTARLAVLRDILRTHGVHAYIVPSTDAHMSEYISERDARLGWLTGFTGSAGTAVVTRDKAALWTDSRYWTQAERELDCNWELQRTTSIESIGMWILKVVPAEGNVSLDPFLFSIDTWNSYSRALHGSSRTLLPLETNLVDQGWGDQRPPPSSSEIYSLPAEFTGSSWQEKVAGIRQRMEQHVRRPTAVLLSGLEETAWLFNLRGDDIPYNPVFYSYTLLTDTTISLFVEQSRLSVQARQSLRSGCPGPLCVELQEYGQVSAHLRRYAQGNVTVWLGTEYTTYGLYAIIPQEKLLEESYSPVMMAKAVKNAHEQEMLRAAHVRDAVAVIQYLLWLENTVPQGQVDEFSGAQRIDAFRWAQEHSRGPSFESISASGLNAALAHYSPSNGSSRTLSAREMYLFDTGGQYLDGTTDITRTVHWGEPTPLQKEAYTRVLMGNIDLSRLVFPSNTAGRTVESFARRALWDVGLNYGHGTGHGIGNFLSVHEWPVGFQSNNVPLEAGMFTSIEPGYYQDGEFGIRIEDVALVVEAQTEHQSGEKPFLTFEVVSLVPYDRNLIDLSLLSPEQIRYLNSYYERIRAHVGPELRRQRLEAAYVWLQESTEPFPVSSAGTAGTAAGLLALASLLSVLLSGLGA from the exons ATGTCCCCCCCGCTCTGGATCGCAGCCTGGGCGCTCCTGCTCCACG gctgtgctgcagggcggGCGCCACAGGCTCCTTCCACCAGGAATGACATCCGGGACTGCTCCGCGGACCCACCG tACCTGCCACCAACGGCCACCAACACGACGGCGCGTCTGGCCGTGCTGCGGGACATCCTGCGGACCCACGGCGTCCACGCCTACATCGTGCCCTCCACGGATGCCCACATG AGCGAGTACATCTCCGAGCGGGACGCCCGGCTGGGCTGGCTCACTGGTTTCACCGGCTCCGCAG gcacCGCTGTGGTGACGCGGGACAAGGCTGCCCTGTGGACTGACAGCCGCTACTGGACCCAGGCAGAGCGGGAGCTGGACTGCaactgggagctgcagaggacaA CCTCGATCGAGTCCATCGGGATGTGGATCCTGAAGGTGGTTCCTGCGGAGGGGAACGTCAGTTTGGaccccttcctcttctccatCG ACACCTGGAACAGCTACAGCCGGGCTCTGCACGGCTCCAGCCGGACCCTGCTCCCCCTCGAGACCAACCTTGTTGATCAGGGATGGGGTGACCAGAGaccccctccctcctccagcgAGATCTACAGCCTCCCAGCAGAGTTCACAG ggagcagctggcaggagaAGGTGGCCGGGATCCGGCAGCGGATGGAGCAGCACGTGCGGCGCCCCACAGCCGTGCTGCTGTCGGGGCTGGAGGAGACGGCCT GGCTCTTCAACCTCCGCGGAGATGACATCCCCTACAACCCTGTCTTCTACTCCTACACCCTCCTGACCGACACAACCATAAG CCTGTTCGTGGAGCAGTCCCGGCTCTCGGTACAGGCGCGGCAGTCCCTGCGCTCGGGCTGCCCGGGGCCGCTGTGCGTGGAGCTGCAGGAGTACGGGCAGGTGAGCGCCCACCTGCGCCGCTACGCCCAGGGCAACGTCACCGTGTGGCTGGGCACCGAGTACACCACCTACGGCCTCTACGCCATCATCCCCCAG gagaagctgctggaggagagctACTCGCCTGTGATGATGGCAAAAGCTGTGAAAAACGCCCATGAGCAGGAGATGCTGCGAGCCGCCCAC GTCCGGGATGCAGTGGCTGTCATCCAGTACCTGCTGTGGCTGGAGAACACAGTCCCGCAGGGGCAGGTGGACGAGTTTTCGGGGGCTCAGCGCATCGATGCATTTCGCTG gGCCCAGGAGCACAGCCGTGGGCCCAGCTTCGAGTCCATCTCAGCCAGCGGGCTCAACGCAGCACTGGCTCACTACAG cccctccaACGGGAGCAGCCGGACACTGTCTGCGAGAGAGATGTATCTCTTTGACACCGGAGGGCAGTATCT GGATGGGACAACAGACATCACTCGCACAGTGCACTGGGGCGAGCCCACCCCTCTCCAGAAG GAAGCCTACACCCGTGTGCTGATGGGCAACATTGACCTCTCCCGCCTCGTCTTCCCATCCAACACAGCAG GGAGAACGGTGGAGTCCTTCGCCCGCCGGGCACTCTGGGATGTTGGACTCAACTATGGCCATGGGACTGGCCACGGCATTGGCAACTTCCTCTCAGTCCATGAGT GGCCCGTGGGTTTCCAGTCCAACAACGTGCCACTGGAGGCCGGCATGTTCACCTCCATTG AGCCCGGGTATTACCAGGATGGCGAGTTCGGGATCCGCATCGAGGATGTCGCCCTCGTGGTGGAGGCACAGACTGAG CACCAGAGCGGGGAGAAGCCTTTCCTGACCTTCGAGGTGGTGTCCCTGGTGCCCTATGACCGCAACCTCATCGACCTCAgcctcctgtccccagagcag ATCCGGTACCTGAACTCCTACTACGAGAGGATCCGGGCACACGTGGGGCCGGAGCTGCGGCGGCAGCGGCTGGAGGCGGCGTATgtctggctgcaggagagcacCGAGCCCTTCCCGGTGAGCAGCGCCGGCACCGCCGGCACCGCCGCGGGCTTGCTGGCCCTCGCCTCGCTGCTCTCGGTGCTGCTCAGCGGGCTGGGCGCCTGA